In Caldalkalibacillus salinus, the genomic window GAAGCATGGTCTGAGCTAGGGCACATTCCCAAAGAAGATGTCAAATTAATTAGAGAAAATGCACGTATTAACGTAGACCGCATTTTAGAAATAGAAGAGGAAACAAGACATGACGTGGTTGCTTTCACTCGAGGAGTGGCTGAAACACTAGGCCCAGAGTCTAAGTGGGTGCATTACGGTTTAACCTCTACAGACGTGGTGGACACGGCCTTGGGTTATATACTCAAACAGGCGAATGACATTCTATTTAAAGATTTGGAACAGTTTGTCGAGGTGCTAAAAAATAAGGCTCTTGAGCACAAATACACGGTCATGATGGGAAGAACACATGGTGTGCACGCTGAGCCTACGACCTTTGGTGTGAAGATGGCCCTTTGGTATGAAGAGATGAAGCGTAATGTAGCGCGCTTTAAAGACGCTGCACAAGGGGTAACGTTCGGTAAAATGTCTGGCGCTGTAGGTACTTTTGCAAACATTGACCCTTTTATAGAAGAATACGTGTGTGAAAAGCTTGAACTTCAACCTGCCCCCGTTTCTACTCAAACCTTACAACGGGATCGTCATGCTCATTATCTTAGCACGCTAGCGCTGATCGCCACTTCACTCGAGAAGTTTGCTACCGAAATTAGAGGTTTACAAAAGAGCGAAACGAGAGAAGTCGAAGAGCGTTTTGGTAAAGGTCAAAAAGGTTC contains:
- the purB gene encoding adenylosuccinate lyase, which codes for MIERYTRPEMKAIWTEENKFKAWLEVEILACEAWSELGHIPKEDVKLIRENARINVDRILEIEEETRHDVVAFTRGVAETLGPESKWVHYGLTSTDVVDTALGYILKQANDILFKDLEQFVEVLKNKALEHKYTVMMGRTHGVHAEPTTFGVKMALWYEEMKRNVARFKDAAQGVTFGKMSGAVGTFANIDPFIEEYVCEKLELQPAPVSTQTLQRDRHAHYLSTLALIATSLEKFATEIRGLQKSETREVEERFGKGQKGSSAMPHKRNPVGSENITGLARVVRGHMVSAYENVPLWHERDISHSSVERIILPDTTILLNYMLNRFAKIVDELTVFPENMERNMDRTFGLIYSQRVLLTLINKGLKREEAYDLVQSKAMEAWENQTSFRGLLEKEDKITDTLSPEELDECFDYHHHMQRVDTIFKRVGLE